From Peptococcaceae bacterium, the proteins below share one genomic window:
- a CDS encoding TetR/AcrR family transcriptional regulator translates to MNNAIEKMNQSQKILFAAFKCISSRGYANVSLRDIADEAGVVLSQLNYYYRNKEGLYKEVIKMMMQKYLLEIENCLQRGATAKEKTLSLIKYFQEMLNKNPELFRLLYDFTGMAIWSPPFGELLRNLFKDLSNLIEKYIISDAAIKENLKTYATKPIARMLFGAMFGTAIQVILDPEEKSLPESLFSIQVLFE, encoded by the coding sequence ATGAACAACGCCATAGAAAAAATGAACCAATCCCAAAAAATATTGTTTGCTGCATTCAAATGCATCTCGTCAAGAGGATATGCAAATGTATCTTTGCGGGATATTGCAGATGAAGCAGGCGTCGTTTTAAGCCAACTTAATTATTACTACAGAAACAAGGAGGGGTTGTATAAAGAGGTAATAAAAATGATGATGCAAAAGTATCTTTTGGAAATAGAAAACTGCTTACAAAGAGGTGCTACTGCCAAAGAAAAAACATTATCGCTTATCAAGTATTTTCAAGAAATGTTAAATAAAAACCCGGAGCTTTTCCGGCTGCTTTACGATTTTACCGGTATGGCAATCTGGTCTCCTCCGTTTGGCGAACTTCTTCGCAACCTCTTTAAGGATTTGTCAAACCTAATAGAAAAATATATCATTAGCGATGCTGCTATAAAGGAGAACCTGAAAACTTATGCGACCAAGCCCATAGCCAGGATGCTTTTTGGAGCAATGTTTGGAACGGCTATACAGGTCATTTTAGATCCGGAAGAAAAGAGTCTGCCTGAGTCACTATTTTCAATTCAAGTATTATTTGAATAA